Proteins from a genomic interval of Caulobacter rhizosphaerae:
- a CDS encoding DUF3617 domain-containing protein produces the protein MRHLVPSSRRLVPILLVAPLLVAPLGLAACSRTDDRAHDPAAGDSQTPIAQQDAAPAAGGPTTLKPGLWKTVTQTPAGPEDSTQCVGQGFDPGAEAARKVSPCGSPTVTRTADGFRLDHACQKDHIDYALTGRVSGDFVTTATTDLELVVSAFGRKQTLRMKAVSTYQGPCEPGAPIAGQGGREGGEKAGEAPAS, from the coding sequence ATGCGTCACCTGGTCCCGAGCTCCCGCCGCCTGGTTCCGATCCTGCTGGTCGCCCCCCTGCTGGTCGCTCCCCTGGGTCTGGCCGCCTGCTCCCGCACCGACGACCGGGCCCACGACCCGGCGGCCGGCGACAGCCAGACGCCGATCGCCCAGCAGGACGCCGCCCCGGCGGCCGGCGGCCCCACCACCCTCAAGCCGGGCCTGTGGAAGACGGTCACCCAGACCCCGGCCGGTCCCGAGGACTCCACCCAGTGCGTGGGCCAGGGCTTCGACCCCGGGGCCGAGGCGGCCCGCAAGGTCTCGCCCTGCGGCAGCCCCACGGTGACGCGCACGGCCGACGGCTTCCGCCTGGACCACGCCTGCCAGAAGGACCACATCGACTACGCCCTGACCGGCCGGGTCAGCGGCGACTTCGTCACCACCGCCACCACCGACCTGGAGCTGGTGGTCTCGGCCTTCGGGCGCAAGCAGACCCTGCGCATGAAGGCGGTCAGCACCTATCAGGGCCCCTGCGAGCCGGGCGCCCCGATCGCGGGACAGGGCGGTCGGGAGGGCGGCGAAAAGGCCGGC